The genomic stretch GCAAAAGGCTCCACAATCAGCTTGAGGGGAGACCCACCAGAGTACATGGGGGTTCTGACCAGTGAGTGAAGCATGACAGAGGATATCTAGGAACAGGTTGTGATCAGAGATTCAGCTAGGTCAAAACCATTTATTTGATCAGTGTAAGCAGATAGGAGAATCTTTACCCTAGGCCGGTCTCTACTTTCTTTAGGACAATGGCAAGAGCAAGCCAAACTGTTTGAGAGAACAGGCAAATGATCAGGTTgttaagaaagagaacaagttAAGACACCCAGGATTTGAATCATGAGAGGCCTTGGTCTCAGGAATAAGGAAAAGCTCAGGCATGAGGGTGGGACCAACTAGGTCAGGGCCAGTCCCTCAGCAATTGATTTACTGCTCAGTCCTAGAGAGTTGGCAGAAGCAGCTAAAAATCCCCACTTCTTAGGGATGGGCCTGGAGACCAGGCGGCATGGAGCAAGGAGTGAATGAAAGTCTTTATCAATGTAATTTGGAAACAGATTGTCAGTTTTCAACACTGACTGGTGTTAAGGTGCCCTAGTAAGGTGTAAGTAATAGTGGGCTCTCTGGATGATACTGAGTGTGCTGGACAAAGGATCTTGAAAAACTTAATGATATTAAatgtcatttgtaaaatgaaagaaagctcTTATCCTTCCTGGGAAACACTTTGTAAGGTTAGCCTCTCTGCTCTCATCAGAGAAGCTGAGTCAGAgactgagttgtttttttttgtttttgttttttaacatttatttatttttgagacagagagagacagagcatgaacgggggaggggcagagagagagggagacacagaatcggaagcaggctccaggctccgagccatcagcccagagcctgacacggggctcgaactcacggaccgtgagatcgtgacctgagccgaagtcggacgctcaaccaactgagccacccaggcgccccgagactgaGTTGTTTTGACATtgacaccttttctttttttaaaaaaatttttcttaatgtttgtttatttttgagagagagagagagagagagagagagcgagcacgagttggggaggggcagagagagagggagacagaatctgagagggagagcttcagcacagagcccgatgcggggctcaaacccaggaaccctgagctgatgttggatgcctaaccgactgagtcacccaggtgccccatcaataccttttcttttaaaatttattgcttGATAATGCTTCTTTGGAACTTTGATTCTTTCTTTAATACAATTAAAATCCAGCCTGCCATGTAGTTCTAGGACTCTGAGCAACCCATATTGTGTCTGTTTCTCCTCTTACCTTGGAGTTGGGCTGATTTCTGTGAGGATTGTGTCCTAGACAGCTTATAAGAACAGAGAACCCCAATGCTTGTGCTAGTCAATGGCTTCTCCATCTACCTGCCTCTACTCTTCTAGCCTTATTTAAACACTAGGCTTTATGCACGCACGTGCATGTTCATGTGTGCTTGCCTTTGTCTCCCTGGATGTATatcatgtttatttcatttttattttttttttgagagagagagagggcgtaagtgagtgaggggcagagagagagagagagagagagagagagagagagagagagagagagaaggaagtgggGTCCACCTGAAGCGGGCTTGTATTCACCCGAACTGGGGATCAaactcacccgatgtgggacttgagctcatgaatcgtgagatcatgacctgagtcgaagtcagatgcttaatgactaaggcacccaggtgctcttgTATATTATATAACTCaggatcctttaaaaaattttttttttgacatttattcattttttgagagagacagagcatgagcgggggtggggcagagagagagggagacacagaatccgaagcaggctccaggctccaagctgtcagcacagagcctgatgtgggactcgaacacacaaactgtgagatcatgaccagagctgaagtcggtctctcaactgactgggccactcaggtgcccctctaactcAGGATCCTTATTCAGTGCATTTTGTCTTCTGTCATTAGTTTTGGTGACCCTCTGGAATTTGCCAGTAGTCTATGTCCCTTAGTTCCCAAAATTATCATAAGCAATTCTGTGATGAATGTTACTGTTCATATGTTTTATATACCAAATTGTTTGCTTAGGATAAATtgctagaagtgaaattgctggatcaagGATATGcagttttgaatgtttttttaaatgtatttcacaATTATTCTCCGGGAAAGCTTATATTCTCTAGTTGTATATATAAGCCCTCTTGTTCCTGAACTCTTAGTAATactaaatgtttttcttaagtttgtcaGTTTGATAGATAACAGATGGTACCGTATTCTTgtttaaattattactttttaattacttgattatttggacatattttcatgtttattgggcATTTAAAAGTTCTTGTTTTAGGAATTACCTGTGAATagtttttgctcattttcctttGGAGTGTGCTTTTCATCCtcttccttcatttattaaacacatattAATTGAGTACCTTTTCTGTGCCAGGGCCAGGTACTGTTCTTTGTGAGCAGCCCTGATAAGATCTCTGTGATtaaggagcttacattctattgtagtgagacagaaaataaacaaatatgtaatatGATGAGTGGGGATAAGGACTGAAGGTAAAGTAGGCATGAAAGGGAGGTAGCAAATGATTGTGGGGGATGCTGTGTTATGAAATGGGTCATGGGAGCCCTCACTGACACCACTAGTATATAATAAGTGGAGACCTGAAGATAAAGGCAAAAGCTCTGCTGATTTTGGGGGAAAGCATTATAAGACAGAGGAGAcaaccagtgcaaaggccctgaggttggaCTGTGTTTGACATGTGACCATAGTTTGGTGAATGAAGGGGAGAGTTAGGAGGCGAGTCTGAGAGGCAGACTCAGCAGCAAGGAGTTGAATGGATGTGGGGATGTAGAGCATGCATGCAGGGCTTTGGAACCAGAGTAAggtatttggattttattctgagtgatcTGGGGGAGCACTGAAGAGTTTTGTGTGGTGAAGTGGCATGTTTTAAGAGATGTTTTAAGAGAACATTGGTGGTAGTAAGTGGAGACTAGACTGGGAGGTGGTCAGTAGTGGAATCTGGAAGATCAGTCAGGGGCCTCTTGCAATATGCCAGATGGGAGACACTAGTGGTGTGGTGGAAGTGACAAGTGATTCTGGATAGATTTTCCAACATAGAACCAATGGATTTTGCTGATGGAGATGATGTGaagtgtgagagaaagaggagttaAAGATGACTCTGGTTTTTGGCCATTTGAGGAGATGGGGGAAATGTGGGCAGAACAGGTTGGCTGGTAAAATCTTAGTGATTTGTAAGAGCTTTTTATGTGATGAAGTTTATTAATATTTAGTCATTTAGGTGGAAAAagtttttttccctcaatttgTTGTTAGTTAACTTTGTTAGTGCTGTTTTGTTGTACAGAAATGTCAACTGTTAGTCTTTACAGGTTTTGGTTTTGCTGTCATGTTTAGAAAGATTCTAAAATAATCACCTAGTCTTGATCCTCTATGGTTTTGTATTTGCATTCACTCTTTAATCTGGATGGAGTTAATTTTGGTATAAGcttaattaaaatcttaattttttttttggcatttttaatttaggtttgttttatttaagtttaatgTTAATTCCATGCTGTGTTTCAGTAAGAACAATACAGATTCTGTATCTGTGGCTCCAGTCAGATATCCAGTAGTACAAATTAGCTTCAGGTTACACATACTGAACAAAAGAGGTTGAGCGAGCGAAGTAGGGAAGGGGGGGCccaggggggagagggaaggagaagaaacaaagaattgaACACACATGCAGGCTTTTCCATATCACCTTCAATGCTAACCTGCTTTAGAGGGAGAGTAAAAGTAGGCAAGAATGAGCAGCCACGGATTGTTGAACTGTTACCAGCACCATGCTTTTCAGCAACATTTCAGCAGAGTTTGAAACACTTTTTACAGCAAAACCATTACAACTCTCCGAACAACTTTTAACCACCTCAAGCTAACACccaattaattttaaacattggtataaaattcaatttaaacaattagaaaaaggaaaaataataccaCAATGCCTCATAGTGTGATTAACCTCTCTCTTAGATGCTCGCGTCACCTAGAAGTCTAATAGCTTTCAAATATCATTTCCATTTCTAATGGTGATCTTGCCCCACCTGGCAGGAGACAATACAGTAATGCTGAAAAAGCCTCTATGCAGTCCTGTTAGTGTCTTAAAGAACCTAAAAGCTGGGACCAGGAAAATCCACAGAAATTCACTCTTGCCTTTAAGAACTTTTGAaaacggttaaaaaaaaaaaaaaaaaaaaaaacccaacagggCAAGAACCTAAATTCGGAGACCAAATGTAAAAGTCAGATTTGGTGGTTCTCAGTGACAATGGGGGAATTTCCaatgggggtgggatgggaaggAATGGGGTGGTCAGAGATGGTTTCTCTTGTTGGCTTTTATGTCTCACTGATTTTCATCTTCCACATCCTGCAGCGCTTCTTTATTCTGCTCTTCACCATCACCCTGCATGTCTGAAGTCCATAGTGTCAGATTATCACGTAACACCTGCATGATAAGTGTAGAGTCCTTATAGCTTTCTTCACTCAGCGTATCCAGTTCTGCAATTGCATCATCAGAAGCTGCTTTTGCCAACCTGCAGACACGGTCAGGGGAATTAAGAATTTCATAGTAGAATACGGAGAAATTGAGAGCAAGACCTAAGCGAATAGGATGCGTTGGTGGAAGTTCTGTCATTGCAATATCACTAGCAGCTTTATAAGCCACTAGGCTGTTCTCCGCAGCCTCCTTCCTGTCATTTCCTGTGGCAAATTCAGCCAGATACCTGTGGTAGTCCCCTTtcattttataatagaaaacCTTGGACTCGCCAGTGTTAGCTGCTGGAATGAGGTGTTTGTCCAGTACATCCAGAATGTCACAACAGATTAACTTTAGCTCAGTCTCAACCATTTGCCGATATTCCCGAATCATTTTTAGTGTGTCTTCTCctcccttgttttcttctttctgttcagTGCTGCTGATTATTCTCCAGGAAGCTCTTCCTGGCTCCAGTCACATTTTTATATGCAACAGATAGGAGCTTTCTTTCTTCAACTGTCAACTCCACATCCATCCCTGCTACTTTCTTCATCGATTCCACCATTTCATCGTATCGCTCAGCCTGCTCGGCCAGCTTCGCCTGGTACACCAGATCCTCCCGATTATCCGTAGCGGAAGTGGCTCCGGAAGGGTCTGCGCGACGGCTGGAAGCGGATAGTGTCTCCGACTCTCTCAGCCTCTCGCTCCGTGTCTGGGCAGCAAAAATGGCGGCGCCtccaaatcttaatttttttcaaataattaaccTTTTATTCTAGCATCATTAAACAGTTTGTTCTTTACTAAGAGAAATGATTGTATCATTGCCTCTGAATTGGGAAAGAGGGATATGTGGCAAGTTgtgtaaaaagatattttattacatattagTGTTTGGCAAGCCCCTTGTCTTATCTTTGGCTGATGACTTGGTGCCTATAATTTCTGATTATCCTAGATTGTAAACATTTGTCTCCTGAGTCTCTTTGATCCCCAAAGAAGGTACGTGGCTTAGAAAATGGCTTGCGTCAGTTTCCCTCATTGATTGTGAATTCTGTCCTGTGGATGAAATGTGACCTGTTTTTAACCACAGCCTATGACTTGCCACCAAATACTATTTTCTACTACTTAATTTTTTGTCAACTGATAATTGTTCTGAGATTATGAACTAAAATTTGCTCTAGCAATGCAAAAATTGACTACAATGTATACTTGTTGTCCATTTAATCACACTACAGATTCCAAAGCCCTCCACATTTATGTATTCCATACATTCTCTCTGCTCTAGTCCTTCTCTGATATGTGGATAATTTAGAGGGGACGATATTTAATttactgaattttcttctttagggTCAGAAACATAGTTCCTATGTTGTTAATAATGTTTACCAAATCTTATAGTTGGGTTAAGTCTTTAAGCTTGGAAGTACACCTCCAGCATTTTGTTacttagaaatttatttcaaggCTGATTGAACCTAAATCTCttaactgtttctttgtttttttgtagcGAGGGAAATATGAGGTTCCTAAGTGGCTCTCTTCTAGCAGCGTTCTGCTTCTTCAACAGATGCTACAGGTAAACTTTGttatttatacttaaataataGAAGTCTACTGCAGTTGTTTGATCCAACTTTAAGATGTCTGTGGTGCTGCTGTATTGGAAGACAACACCGTTTTCCTGTTagcttaaaaaaattccattcagTATATCTACTGCCCTCTACtagatgctttcttttctttttatttattctaaagtttatttatttaagtaatctctatacccagtgtggggcccgaactctcatgaccccgaggtcaagagttgtatgctcttccaactgagccagccaggtgcccctttttgaaaatgtatttttattatttttttttaagttagatgttttcttaattatgttgcaaatgcattttcttttagaCCTCTACCATGTCTTTGCTGATgtggttttccttcctttttcttgagCATTGTCTGTTTTCTCTGACTAACTCGACCACCGTGTTCCATTTTCTTGCTCCCGCTCTTGCACATTAAGTGTATAGTAGATAGGGAATAAATGCTTGAATGAGCTGATACACAGTCAAGTGGACCCTATGACCTAATGCGATGATTCTCAAGCTTTAGCACGTATCAGAATTGCCAGGGGCTCATTGAAACACAGACTGCTAGGTGCCACCCTGAGAGAGtgtctgattcagtagatctggggtagGACTAGGAATTTGCctttctaacaagcttccagatgctgctgatgctgctggtcttgggaccacactttgagaaccactgatttagggGAATGGCTTCTGAGGTCTAGGTATCTACCCTGGCAATCAATAGGCATGCCACTAACCTggttctcatctgtgaaatggggattcTGACACTGGCCTTACTGCTATGTAGTGTTATGAGGGTAAAATGAGATAAATAGGAAACACTTTGAAAATAGGAGTACCTTATTAgtgcaatatttttttcattattatgtattCAGAGTATCTTCCAGTTTTTCCATCTATTAAGCCATCTCcagtttttattcaaaatttactTCAGGCTCACCCACCTTGATTAAGTAGGGCCAGACCACCAAATCTCTATAATGAGATTGAAAACACCTCATCTTTCTTCTGGACTCCAAAAAACTTAATCTTTGTTGATTAATTTTCCTCTCCTCACATTTgaaaattacaaatggaaaagaaaggtgTGCTTTTCAACTTGTTCTATGTGATTGTAAGCTCATCAGAGGTAGAGATTGCATATTCACTATGAATGCCCTGCATTGTGGCTGCTTGAATATTAAATTGGTGAATATTTCCTGTGAATAGGTTTTCCAGCAAAGACTATTACATCATACAATAGATTGACTGAACTTCATGAATAATGTCCATACCAATGAAGTTCAtgtttgttaaacatttatcttCTAAGCCCGTGTTGGTTGCTATAGTTTTCTTGCCTCTATtgccttttttaaagaatttattccAAGGCCATTTTAAGGTCTTTGACAGCGTTTTTGTGATGATAAAGTTTACATCTGTTCTGATGAATTTTGAGTTCTCAGGAGTAAAGGAGTTCTGTGTTCCCTATTTGAAATGTTAACCTCTAGCTACTTCTCAATGGCCACTAGGTGGACCCAAAGAAACGGATTTCTGTGAAAAATCTATTGAGCCATCCCTGGATCATGCATGATTACAACTGTCCTGTTGAGTGGCAAAGCAAGAATTCTGTAAGTAAAATGAAGTCTGgtagaatttttcaaaaaaccttGTTTGATCTTTCTGTGGATTCAGGAACTACACTGATGtggtttaaatataaaagaaaatgtagtttgTAGACTTGTTCATCAGATTGGTGTTTGTGAGGCTTGTAACCTAATTCTATATTTGCCTGTTAATCTCTAGGACAGTGGCTCTTAACTTAGGCCACACATGAGAATCATTgggaccttaaaaaaaaatgtcagggcatctgggtggttcagttggttgggtgtctgacttcagctcatgtcatgatctcatgatttgtgagttcgagccccgtgttgggctctgtgctcacagctcggagcctggagcctgcttccgattctgtgtctcccttccctctgtccctccccagcttgtgctgtctctctgtctctttcaaaaaaaataaataaatattagaaagaaaaaaaaatgcctgtgcCCCATCCCAGAACAATTagtggatatttttaaaaccttccaTGTGTTTCTTGCCTGTAGTCAGGATTGTGAACAGTGCTCTGGAAACCAAAGCAAGTTGCCTAACTCTGCCAAATCTATTTATTTGTCTATAAAAAGCAGATTAAACCAGTTCTGTCTACTTCCCAGAGTAGTTATGAGGttatagtggttctcaaacttttaagTCGGAGGACTCCTTTATActcttaatatttattgattgattcatcTAAAAGTAACAGTAGCGAACCTATTATATTTTGTCTCAAATTAATATCTTCtgaaaaataaccttaaaaaataaatgtagcgAAAAGAGTAGCATCTTTGCAAGCTTCTTTGTAGTCTAGCTTGATAGAAGACATTTGGATCTCATCTGCTTCTGTATTCAGTCTGTTTTGATATGTTGTTTTGATTGAAGCATATGAAGAAAAAGCCTCACAGATATGTACTAGGAAAAGagataaacactttaaaaactttttcagatAATTAGGGATATTCTGTGATAGTCCATTAAAACTTGACAACTGGTAGTTTCTGAAAGGTTAGTTGATTGTGGAATATGAAAGCACATCAATGAAGCTGTCGTACTCTGTTCCATTCAAATCCATCGGTCTGTCCATTGGATTCCTTCCTCATGTAATATTatgcattggtcatttggaaactATTGGTTCATTGAGTTATGCATATCTTCCAAATGTTAACACCTTTCAATCATAcactagaaaaaaatcatattcctttttttaaagtttattgatttgagagagagagagagagcgcgcacacgtgctagtgggggaggagcagagagggggggagagagaatcccaagcaggttctgtgctgtcagtgcagaggctgatgcagggctcgattccacaaaccgttagattgtgacctgagccgagatcaagagttggatgcttaaccgactgagccatctaggcaccccagaATCACATTCCTTAAAATCACTATTGATCTCATCAGAAAGGTCTTTAAGATTTGGAAAGCTGTTAAACTAATAGTGGCAGATACAAAGTttccaaaatgttaatttttgcttgaaagctcAAATTATATCATTGGCAGCAAATACTGTcagtttgttttccttgaagtggcaaattcattttgttcatttttgagaaaatgccaaATACCCAAGTCTAAATATAGTTTGCCAttgttctttcaagtaaaaatggtgtttTATGAAGAAAACAGGTAATTCAACTCATAACTCAGTTACACAGGCACGTTTCCTCTAAGAACCATCATATTTTGGTATACATAAGTGCTTTATGCACAGTTCCCATTTTATCacacagaatataaaaaatacatgtactcAGTGtccaagatttaataaaattagtactttttcctgcttcatcaatgatattctttttttttttttttttttttgaattttttttcattttgagagagagaacgtgcataAGCtgaggaagggctgagagagagaatcccaagcaggctctgagctgtaagcacagagcccaacgtggggcttgatcccacaaaacgtgagatcatgacgagccaaaaccaatagtcggatgcttaactgactgagccactcaggcgtcctaCATTAATGATCTTCTTAATTGaaactgacttaaaaattttttttttgaattgtaaGTGCATGACAAAGAATATAGTATTTTAGTATAGTTTGGTGCCACTGCGTCGATTTGTACTAAGGCACAACAGTGTTATTCATcattgcttttgcaccatcacTGCAAATGTTAAcattgtgaaaaatgaaaaacagtattaTTATAAAAAACAGTTTTGACCTTGGAGATCTTCAAGGGGTCTGTGGACTACACCCTGAGAACTAGTctaatatgtatatgaaatatatatatgtgagttatttaaataattattattatattaacatttaagtcttttttaaccAATAGCAACTTGAACTTGGCAAAAATGTGACTATTGCGAAAGGATATGTGCTTTGATATTAACTGTtagtatgtaaaataaaatctcaaaatttagtgacttaaaataattataacctCTAATTTTGTGGATCAGCAATTTGGGTTGGCTCAACCAGGCAGTTCTTGTGCCCGTCTTACCTGGGTCACTCATGTGTCTGTAGTCACCTGTGACTTAATTGTGGCTGTATGGTCCAAGCCTTACTCAGAAGATCAGCTGTTTGTGCTGGCTGTTTGTGGGGCTGCATTGTGTGCAGCAGGCTAGTTGGGGCTTCTTGAAATGGTGGCTGGATTccaaaagaggcaagaaagtgGGAAAGCTCTAATACTTTTCAAGCATTTTCCAAGTCTCTGCTTGCATCGTGTTTGCTTATATCCCAGTCACCAAAGTGAGCCACATGGCAAAGCCTGGAGCCACTATGAAAGGTGTGCCATTCTAAGTCCAAACAATTCTTATCCCCTATGTATAGATAAggaaatcaagaaatgaaaaataatgacttaaaaaataaatttgaaagagtGGCATCGCTTTACATCTTTGCAGATTAAGTCTGATTTAATAGAAGACACTTGGATTTGTATCTGCTTTTGCATTCAGTCTGTTTTGCATTCTGTTGTTTTCATTGAAGCATACGAAGAAAATGTAGCCTCACATAGGTATGTGGttagaaaagtattttaatactttaaaggAGAAGTATTTTAATggccttttcagataatttggCATGTTCTCTGATAATCAGCTAAAACTTAGGCAGCGTAGTGGGGTATGTGCATGGGTCAACAGAATAGCTTGGACGTTTCTCAGACATGTCACAGTATGGACTTGGTACAGCTGTGAGGTATTTGCTTTCTGGAGTAATCACCTTAATACATGCAGATACTCTTCCCAGCGGGCTACCTGgtcttggaaaaataaatgaagcttgTTTTTAGCTTCTTCTTACTAGTTTGCCCACTGTTAGAAATCCCTTCTGATTCTCTTATGACTGTCAGCTCCTAACGTTTTTCTTCTCCCATGTTCCCTTCAGTCCTCCAGGACAtctttagtatttattgagcaaatgCAGTTAGAGAGgcaacttaattctttttttttttttttttaagtttttattcacattccagtttgttaacatacagtgtaatattagtttcaggtgtacaacatagtgattcagcacttccatatagcacccagtgctcatcaaacaagggtacttcttaatccccatcacttatttaacccatccccccacccacctcccttctggtatccatttgtttgttctctgtagttaagagtctgtttcttggtttgcctctctctctctctctctctctctctctctctttctctctctctctctctttttttttccctttgctcatttgtttcttagattccacatatgaatgaaatcatgtggtatttgtctttctgtgactgacttactatgttgttgcaaatggcaagatttcattcttttttatggctgagtaatattccattgtgtatatatatgtatatgtgtgtgcgtgtatatatacgcatgcgtgtgtatatatgtatatatatgtgtgtatatatatacatacgcatatatatatatatatatatacacacacatcttcaATTGAtgaattgatggacacttggaatctttctgtaatttggctatatgctgctataaatattgggatgcatgtatccctttgaattagtatttttgtattctttgggtaaatacctagtagtgtgattgccagatcgtagggtagttctatttttaactttttgaggaacctccacattttccacagtggctgcaccagtttgcattgccaccaacagtgtacaagtgttcgcctttctccacatccttgacaacacctgttgtttcttgtgttactgattttagccattctgaaaggtgtgaggtgatagctcattgtagttttgatttgcatttccctgatgatgtgcagagttgggcatcttttcacatgtctgttggctttctgtgtgtcttccttataaaaatgtctattcattttccgcccattttttaattagatcaTTCATTTTtgggggttttgagt from Panthera uncia isolate 11264 chromosome D4, Puncia_PCG_1.0, whole genome shotgun sequence encodes the following:
- the LOC125921013 gene encoding LOW QUALITY PROTEIN: 14-3-3 protein epsilon-like (The sequence of the model RefSeq protein was modified relative to this genomic sequence to represent the inferred CDS: deleted 1 base in 1 codon), producing the protein MFLTLKKKIQFGGAAIFAAQTRSERLRESETLSASSRRADPSGATSATDNREDLVYQAKLAEQAERYDEMVESMKKVAGMDVELTVEERKLLSVAYKNVTGARRASWRIISSTEQKEENKGGEDTLKMIREYRQMVETELKLICCDILDVLDKHLIPAANTGESKVFYYKMKGDYHRYLAEFATGNDRKEAAENSLVAYKAASDIAMTELPPTHPIRLGLALNFSVFYYEILNSPDRVCRLAKAASDDAIAELDTLSEESYKDSTLIMQVLRDNLTLWTSDMQGDGEEQNKEALQDVEDENQ